A section of the Babylonia areolata isolate BAREFJ2019XMU chromosome 1, ASM4173473v1, whole genome shotgun sequence genome encodes:
- the LOC143300284 gene encoding uncharacterized protein LOC143300284, whose amino-acid sequence MSGGKLHASVLSFTVCCCLLLAASGRYIIIGRRSDEGSLTGYQVTRVSQEPTPNGSRVRVELSGTLLPHSAYVRADGHNQPYEQLEVQSDGVVEFVSEADRLDVLFLSPRSVQTIYLRPGENSLNEQLLPAVDLNVLEGREVTFENGHDTDVHVNLTVDNEDKDLYLSGKMAMKSKLADHIVRQTYAADGFPFEVLDYSRSESQRTAHFRFNTSSGDVEGLFQITVGMVLNCSSLHPCMLHHYHIYVDVPIFQNDHIGPFPENYIGYLDIYDRETVSTTEMFCSMHNTEGCVVWCMFIGDQPTAVHFVQTDQHALLLTPTVVNSFSNGAFKSAGMAEFWNFENMTANTVVEYQCKCKSGSEEASHTFKLNMVHKAKINGTLSTVTALTNESVEVRCVAEGTPAPRVSFTDPNGANLDDPSSDAYDLIVPEPRGSTSEAVLRIHDPAMVERFGYVVCRAGNTVGPRMQIYHEDTKRLPLSQANVNDIPPEIQYYLNHVVVEQNSGARKRDIFHAWN is encoded by the exons TCCCTGACGGGGTACCAGGTGACACGGGTCAGTCAGGAACCCACCCCCAATGGCTCCAGGGTACGGGTGGAACTGAGCGGAACACTTCTACCGCACAGCGCTTATGTCAGAGCGGATG GCCACAATCAGCCGTATGAACAACTTGAAGTACAGTCTGATGGAGTTGTGGAGTTCGTCAGTGAAGCAGATCGATTGGATGTTCTTTTTCTCAGCCCCCGAAGTGTCCAGACCATTTACCTACGTCCTGGTGAAAATAGTCTCAATGAACAACTCCTACCTGCCGTAGACCTCAACGTTCTGGAAGGAAGGGAGGTCACTTTTGAAAATGGACATGATACAGACGTGCATGTTAATCTAACGGTTGACAACGAAGACAAAGACCTGTATCTTTCTGGCAAAATGGCAATGAAATCTAAACTGGCAGACCATATAGTCAGACAAACTTACGCAGCTGATGGATTTCCTTTTGAGGTTCTGGATTACAGTCGATCAGAAAGCCAACGTACTGCGCATTTCCGTTTCAATACGTCATCTGGTGACGTTGAGGGACTCTTCCAGATAACCGTTGGCATGGTGCTGAACTGCAGTTCACTACATCCATGTATGTTGCATCactatcacatttatgtagatGTTCCCATCTTTCAAAACGATCACATTGGTCCTTTTCCTGAAAACTATATTGGTTATCTCGACATTTACGATAGGGAAACAGTAAGTACGACCGAAATGTTTTGTTCTATGCACAACACAGagggttgtgtagtgtggtgtatgttCATTGGGGATCAGCCAACTGCTGTACACTTTGTCCAAACTGACCAACATGCTCTCCTGTTGACCCCGACTGTCGTAAATTCGTTTTCAAATGGTGCGTTTAAATCAGCTGGTATGGCTGAGTTTTGGAACTTTGAAAATATGACTGCTAATACTGTGGTTGAGTATCAGTGCAAATGCAAGTCAGGATCAGAGGAGGCCAGTCACACCTTCAAGCTGAACATGGTCCACAAAGCCAAGATAAACGGAACCTTGTCCACAGTGACAGCTTTGACCAATGAA TCGGTGGAGGTCCGGTGCGTGGCTGAAGGGACTCCAGCACCACGTGTTAGTTTCACCGACCCAAACGGAGCCAACCTCGATGACCCCAGCTCGGACGCATACGACCTGATCGTGCCGGAGCCCAGGGGGTCCACCTCAGAAGCGGTGCTGCGTATCCATGATCCAGCCATGGTGGAACGTTTTGGGTACGTCGTGTGCAGAGCTGGAAATACTGTAGGCCCACGGATGCAGATCTACCACGAGGACACCAAACGACTGCCTTTATCTCAGGCCAATGTCAACGACATCCCTCCAGAGATTCAGTACTACCTGAACCATGTTGTTGTGGAACAGAACAGTGGAGCACGTAAGCGAGACATTTTCCATGCTTGGAACTGA